From the Tripterygium wilfordii isolate XIE 37 chromosome 6, ASM1340144v1, whole genome shotgun sequence genome, one window contains:
- the LOC120000649 gene encoding equilibrative nucleotide transporter 3-like isoform X1, with the protein METIDERRVPARVEGKYAAIAVCWLLGNGCLFPWNSMLTIEDYYGDLFPKYHPSRILTLVYQPFALGTLAILAYHEAKINTRKRNLYGYALFFISSLLVLVLDLATSGKGGLGTFIGICAISGAFGVADAHVQGGMVGDLSYMQPEFVQSFFAGLAASGALTSALRLITKAAFENSKDGLRKGAILFFAISMFFKLLCVLLYAHAFPKLAIVKYYRSKAATEGSKTVSADLAAGGIQTLPQQEAEEDSKHLERLSNKELLYQNIDYALDLFLIYSLTLSIFPGFLSEDTGSHSLGTWYALVLIAMYNVCDLIGRYIPLLKFLKLESRTGLMMAILSCCLFIPAFFFTAKYGDQGWMILLTSFLGLTNGYLTVCVVTTAPKGYKGPEQNALGDLLVLFLIGGIFAGVTLDWLWLIGKGW; encoded by the exons ATGGAAACCATTGATGAAAGACGGGTTCCTGCTAGGGTTGAG GGAAAATATGCTGCAATTGCAGTTTGTTGGCTCCTTGGAAACGGGTGCCTATTTCCATGGAACAGTATGTTGACAATAGAAGATTACTACGGTGACTTGTTCCCG AAATACCACCCCTCAAGGATCCTCACACTTGTGTATCAGCCATTTGCTCTTGGAACACTTGCAATACTTGCATATCACGAGGCAAAAATTAATACAAGAAAGCGTAACCTATATGGATATGCTTTATTCTTCATAAGTTCTCTTTTGGTTTTAGTT TTGGATTTAGCTACGTCTGGCAAAGGTGGCCTTGGAACTTTTATTGGAATTTGTGCCATTAGTGGCGCTTTTGGAGTTGCAGATGCTCATGTTCAGGGTGGAATGGTTGGAGATCTCTCTTATATGCAGCCTGAATTTGTTCAA TCTTTCTTTGCTGGTTTGGCTGCATCAGGTGCTCTGACCTCTGCTTTGAGGTTAATTACAAAAGCAGCATTTGAGAATTCTAAGGATGGACTTCGTAAGGGAGCCA TTCTGTTCTTTGCAATATCTATGTTTTTCAAGCTTCTTTGTGTTCTTCTCTATGCGCATGCCTTCCCAAAACTAGCAATAGTGAAGTACTACCGCTCAAAGGCAGCCACAGAAGGATCAAAGACTGTATCAGCTGACCTTGCTGCTGGTGGCATACAAACATTGCCCCAGCAAGAG GCAGAGGAAGATTCAAAGCATCTGGAGCGCTTGAGCAACAAAGAGTTATTATATCAGAACATTGACTATGCACTTGATCTATTTCTGATATACTCCCTGACACTGTCTATATTTCCGGGATTTTTATCCGAAGATACAGGATCACACAGTCTGGGTACATG GTATGCTCTTGTTCTGATAGCAATGTATAATGTATGCGATCTTATTGGGAGATATATTCCACTCCTGAAATTCTTGAAGTTGGAGTCGCGAACAGGTCTTATGATGGCTATTCTATCCTGCTGCTTATTCATACCGGCATTTTTTTTCACTGCCAAGTATGGGGATCAAGGCTGGATGATATTGCTAACATCCTTCTTAGGATTAACTAATGGTTACCTCACTGTCTGCGTCGTCACTACTGCACCGAAGGGTTACAAG GGACCAGAGCAAAACGCATTGGGGGATTTGCTTGTTTTGTTTCTCATCGGGGGCATTTTTGCTGGAGTCACACTTGACTGGCTGTGGCTTATTGGCAAAGGATGGTGA
- the LOC120000649 gene encoding equilibrative nucleotide transporter 3-like isoform X2, translated as METIDERRVPARVEGKYAAIAVCWLLGNGCLFPWNSMLTIEDYYGDLFPKYHPSRILTLVYQPFALGTLAILAYHEAKINTRKRNLYGYALFFISSLLVLVLDLATSGKGGLGTFIGICAISGAFGVADAHVQGGMVGDLSYMQPEFVQSFFAGLAASGALTSALRLITKAAFENSKDGLRKGAILFFAISMFFKLLCVLLYAHAFPKLAIVKYYRSKAATEGSKTVSADLAAGGIQTLPQQEAEEDSKHLERLSNKELLYQNIDYALDLFLIYSLTLSIFPGFLSEDTGSHSLGTWYALVLIAMYNVCDLIGRYIPLLKFLKLESRTGLMMAILSCCLFIPAFFFTAKYGDQGWMILLTSFLGLTNGYLTVCVVTTAPKGYKGPEQNALGDLLVLFLIGGIFAGVTLDWLWLIGKG; from the exons ATGGAAACCATTGATGAAAGACGGGTTCCTGCTAGGGTTGAG GGAAAATATGCTGCAATTGCAGTTTGTTGGCTCCTTGGAAACGGGTGCCTATTTCCATGGAACAGTATGTTGACAATAGAAGATTACTACGGTGACTTGTTCCCG AAATACCACCCCTCAAGGATCCTCACACTTGTGTATCAGCCATTTGCTCTTGGAACACTTGCAATACTTGCATATCACGAGGCAAAAATTAATACAAGAAAGCGTAACCTATATGGATATGCTTTATTCTTCATAAGTTCTCTTTTGGTTTTAGTT TTGGATTTAGCTACGTCTGGCAAAGGTGGCCTTGGAACTTTTATTGGAATTTGTGCCATTAGTGGCGCTTTTGGAGTTGCAGATGCTCATGTTCAGGGTGGAATGGTTGGAGATCTCTCTTATATGCAGCCTGAATTTGTTCAA TCTTTCTTTGCTGGTTTGGCTGCATCAGGTGCTCTGACCTCTGCTTTGAGGTTAATTACAAAAGCAGCATTTGAGAATTCTAAGGATGGACTTCGTAAGGGAGCCA TTCTGTTCTTTGCAATATCTATGTTTTTCAAGCTTCTTTGTGTTCTTCTCTATGCGCATGCCTTCCCAAAACTAGCAATAGTGAAGTACTACCGCTCAAAGGCAGCCACAGAAGGATCAAAGACTGTATCAGCTGACCTTGCTGCTGGTGGCATACAAACATTGCCCCAGCAAGAG GCAGAGGAAGATTCAAAGCATCTGGAGCGCTTGAGCAACAAAGAGTTATTATATCAGAACATTGACTATGCACTTGATCTATTTCTGATATACTCCCTGACACTGTCTATATTTCCGGGATTTTTATCCGAAGATACAGGATCACACAGTCTGGGTACATG GTATGCTCTTGTTCTGATAGCAATGTATAATGTATGCGATCTTATTGGGAGATATATTCCACTCCTGAAATTCTTGAAGTTGGAGTCGCGAACAGGTCTTATGATGGCTATTCTATCCTGCTGCTTATTCATACCGGCATTTTTTTTCACTGCCAAGTATGGGGATCAAGGCTGGATGATATTGCTAACATCCTTCTTAGGATTAACTAATGGTTACCTCACTGTCTGCGTCGTCACTACTGCACCGAAGGGTTACAAG GGACCAGAGCAAAACGCATTGGGGGATTTGCTTGTTTTGTTTCTCATCGGGGGCATTTTTGCTGGAGTCACACTTGACTGGCTGTGGCTTATTGGCAAAGGATG a